The DNA region CGAGTGACTCGGGTCACGACCTTATCTCGGTACCGCTCGTCATTATTCATTCAGAACCCTTCTTTTCCAGCCAAAACATCAAACTGCTCTCAAATTTGCACGTATCAAAACCCACTTCTTTGCTATTTGTCTTTGCTCGTCGGGTCCCTGCTCCGGTGTCACTACTGTGGTTATTTTTCTCTTATTCCGCCAACTGCTCCGAGGCCGAACAGACAGCGCATGGCTGAGGCCCGAGGCGGAAGCAGAGGCCTTCGCGCGCGGAGAAAAAGGTCCAGCTCACGGTGCTTCAGTTTGGCCACACGCCAAGGGCACTTTCAATGACATAGGGTGACAGGAATTTGAACTCGTCTCATATTGCCGACGTCTTAATTTCTCGCTTCAAGTGGTCTGATCTGGGATTTCGAAAGTTCAAACATCATGCCCATGCTGCGAGAAGACGACGCAGGCCAGCAAGATGCTGTGCCAGATGTGCCGGCTCATCTCGAAGATAATTTCACCAGAATAATTCCTCCACAGTTGCAACCGGGTCTCCCAAGGTCATTGAGCAGGAAACTGTCAGAAGAAAGTATCAGAACCGAGTTGTGTGAGGGACCTATACCGGATAGCCCTCCCGTCCCTTTCAAGTCGACCACGCCTGAGCCACCATCACATGCCGTCTCTGACCGCGCCGAGTTGATTGAACGCATCAAGAGAGGGGAAAGCCCTACCTGGGTGCCAAATCGTCATCTGGGATCGTTGTTCCAGCAAGACAATATCTCGCTGCCGCCTCGaacaccgccaccaccaccaccaccacctgcgTCCATGTCCCCGGGGCTACTACCTCCCCCTACCATAACACCTGAGAAAaaggatggggatgtgatCGGGCTGCAACCTGATGCTCAACTTCAGGAAGGATTAAATATCGAAAGACCACGATCCGCGCTCCATAGCGGCAATTTCACACCGCAAGAGCTGTCTCCTGGTGAGGTAGAGAAGGAAGCGAGGCAAAGTCATCACAACCCCTTTCAACCGCCCAGCAATGCTCCATGGATTGCGACCTCACCGCCAAGAGACTTTCATCCCTTTGGTTACGGGAATGCAGCTGCAAGCCACCGCAAGGATGCGTTCGACTACCGCAAGGAGGCCTTTGGTACACCGGGAACACCTTCACTTAGCTCATCTCTTTCATCAAGTTTTGTCTACAAGCCACCAACGAGTCCGCTTGTTCAGTCAGAGATCAACGAGGAAATCGACTTGGCGCTACCCTTGAATAGTATCAATATTGCTTCGAGTAGTCCCCGGGCGAGCCCACGAAGGCACACACTCAACTTCGGACCACCCTCCTTCAACAATGTGGCTGGCCAGAGACCAGTGCCCCAACGTCGTGAGGGCAATCACCCATATCAAgcccaccaacctcgacgatCTCTGAACTCAACTCCTGTATTTTCCTTTGCCggctcatcaccaccaccaccacccaccccttgGAGTGCAAGACGACCGTCGGTGGGCTCAGAGGCATCCCCTCTCCATCACGCCTCCCTAGTCGGATCCTACGAGGAGAGCATCCTCCGAGGTCGCAtgtcaaccaccccctccaaacctctAGAATTCATGGCCCAAATTGGAGTTCTCGGTCTAGGAAAATGCAAGTCCAGCCTCCGCTGCCCACCACAtgtcaccctccccttctcgGCCGTCTTTTACAGTTACGCCAGCACCTCCCATGGCAGAAGCAAAACAGACGATGGCCCAAGTCCATACGTAGGGAATATCGATCTCGAGAATGGactcaccaaccccgacgaGGGCCAACGAGCAAAGAGGAAACTCCAGTCACGATACCCCGAGCGGAAGgtcacagcagcagaagatgatgatgacgaaaCCGGCGACCACCTCTCCGACAGTAGCAAacacccaaccaacaccaacaacaacaacaacaacaacaacaacagcagcagcagcagcagcagcatgaaacgccgctcccgctcccccaAATCACCCCCCGGAGGTCGGTACCGCATCCCGGAAAAAGGACAGCtccaaat from Podospora pseudopauciseta strain CBS 411.78 chromosome 6, whole genome shotgun sequence includes:
- a CDS encoding hypothetical protein (EggNog:ENOG503NV5I; COG:S), with the translated sequence MPMLREDDAGQQDAVPDVPAHLEDNFTRIIPPQLQPGLPRSLSRKLSEESIRTELCEGPIPDSPPVPFKSTTPEPPSHAVSDRAELIERIKRGESPTWVPNRHLGSLFQQDNISLPPRTPPPPPPPPASMSPGLLPPPTITPEKKDGDVIGLQPDAQLQEGLNIERPRSALHSGNFTPQELSPGEVEKEARQSHHNPFQPPSNAPWIATSPPRDFHPFGYGNAAASHRKDAFDYRKEAFGTPGTPSLSSSLSSSFVYKPPTSPLVQSEINEEIDLALPLNSINIASSSPRASPRRHTLNFGPPSFNNVAGQRPVPQRREGNHPYQAHQPRRSLNSTPVFSFAGSSPPPPPTPWSARRPSVGSEASPLHHASLVGSYEESILRGRMSTTPSKPLEFMAQIGVLGLGKCKSSLRCPPHVTLPFSAVFYSYASTSHGRSKTDDGPSPYVGNIDLENGLTNPDEGQRAKRKLQSRYPERKVTAAEDDDDETGDHLSDSSKHPTNTNNNNNSSMKRRSRSPKSPPGGRYRIPEKGQLQIIIKNQNKTAVKLFLVPYDLAGMEPGTKTFVRQRSYSAGPILETKVPDIKPVVDASTLGSDRATLRYLVHLHICCPAKGRYYLYKSIRVVFANRVPDGKEKLRNEITHPDPRFSPYKPVRVMGPSPVVGGGQGERRRSVGFALQQQQQQQDQPRVVFGASGSLPRVFQQPLQQTPERGDDNTEEGVSPMLGVQMTGLAAASYDKLSKGDVGYGGNTTVGSTPSAGLLSQRLRSLGEQDRRPFQQPDSELA